One window of the Melanotaenia boesemani isolate fMelBoe1 chromosome 14, fMelBoe1.pri, whole genome shotgun sequence genome contains the following:
- the lingo3a gene encoding leucine-rich repeat and immunoglobulin-like domain-containing nogo receptor-interacting protein 3a, whose product MGVSFYQNSGWLLPFLFLLLMITVSSTQSQGCPQRCDCIAKPKTVSCFGKRLSTLPDGIPLDTKILDLSGNKLRWVEHGDLLPYLRLEKLDLSDNMISVLEPNSFSSLQNLQSLSLKGNQLKLVPMGAFSRLSNLTSLDLSGNKIVILLDFTFQDLKSLKNLDVGDNDLVYISNKAFLGLVGLRELTIERCNLTSVSSQSLSYLHNLVTLRLRYLSITALEDQNFRKLGNLRGLEIDHWPFLEYISPHSLQGLNLSWLSITHTNITSVPTSALRSLAHLTNLNLSYNPISVLESWALRDLVRLKELHLVNTNLAVVQPYALGGLRQIRLLNFSTNNLVTLEDGAFQSVNTLDTLRLDGNPLACDCRLLWILQRRKTLNFDGASPVCMTPVEVQGRALNAFSDSALFDHFTCQKPKIRNRKLQQVSAREGQVVSFICRAEGEPTPVIFWISPQRRRITTKSSGRLTVLPEGTLEIRYAQVTDSGTYICIASNAGGNDTYFATLTVNGLPLDTALLANRTYYAGDLNDTNLNDTRVFLKFTLDLKTILISTAMGCIMFLGVVLFCFILLFVWSRGRGQHKNNFSVEYSFRKVDGPAASGGQGGARKFNMKMI is encoded by the coding sequence atgGGGGTTAGCTTCTACCAGAATTCAGGCTGGCTCCTGCCTTTCCTGTTCTTGCTGCTGATGATCACAGTGTCGTCCACCCAAAGCCAAGGATGCCCCCAGCGTTGTGATTGCATTGCCAAGCCGAAGACAGTGTCCTGCTTCGGTAAACGTCTGTCCACACTGCCAGATGGAATTCCATTGGACACCAAGATCCTGGATCTTAGTGGGAATAAACTTCGCTGGGTAGAACATGGTGACCTGCTTCCATATCTACGCCTTGAGAAGCTGGATCTGAGTGATAACATGATAAGTGTCCTGGAACCTAATTCTTTCTCTAGTCTCCAAAACTTGCAGTCACTTTCACTGAAGGGTAACCAGTTGAAACTTGTTCCCATGGGGGCTTTCTCACGTCTCTCCAATTTAACTTCATTGGACCTTAGCGGAAATAAGATCGTAATTCTTCTGGATTTCACTTTTCAAGACTTAAAAAGCTTGAAGAATCTTGATGTTGGAGACAATGATCTGGTTTACATATCAAATAAAGCCTTTCTGGGTCTAGTAGGACTGAGGGAGCTGACGATTGAGAGATGCAACCTGACTTCGGTTTCCAGCCAATCTTTGTCTTACCTGCATAACCTAGTGACTCTACGGCTTCGCTACCTCAGTATCACTGCCTTAGAGGACCAAAACTTCCGAAAGCTGGGAAACCTAAGAGGCTTAGAGATCGACCACTGGCCCTTTCTGGAATACATTTCCCCCCACAGCCTGCAGGGTCTTAATTTGTCTTGGCTGTCTATCACTCACACTAACATCACCTCTGTGCCCACCTCTGCCCTTCGCAGTCTGGCTCACCTCACCAACCTCAACCTCTCCTACAACCCAATCTCTGTGCTGGAGTCCTGGGCTCTCCGTGATCTTGTCAGGCTGAAAGAGCTTCATCTAGTCAACACTAACCTGGCAGTAGTGCAGCCTTATGCACTAGGTGGTCTGCGGCAAATCCGCCTTCTTAACTTTTCCACTAACAACTTGGTGACCCTGGAAGATGGAGCCTTTCAGTCTGTTAACACTCTGGACACACTGCGTTTGGATGGAAACCCTCTGGCCTGCGACTGCCGCTTGCTCTGGATCCTTCAGCGCAGGAAGACCTTAAATTTTGATGGTGCCTCTCCTGTATGTATGACACCTGTTGAGGTGCAAGGACGGGCTCTCAACGCTTTCTCTGACTCAGCTCTATTTGACCATTTTACCTGTCAGAAGCCCAAAATCCGCAACAGGAAACTGCAGCAGGTATCGGCCCGTGAAGGGCAGGTAGTGTCATTCATTTGCAGGGCAGAAGGTGAGCCGACTCCCGTGATATTCTGGATTTCTCCTCAGCGCCGCCGCATAACCACAAAGAGCAGCGGCCGTCTAACTGTGTTGCCAGAGGGCACACTAGAAATACGGTATGCCCAGGTAACAGACAGTGGAACATACATTTGCATCGCTAGCAACGCTGGTGGGAATGACACCTATTTTGCCACACTTACAGTAAATGGGCTCCCACTAGATACAGCCCTCCTGGCCAACCGTACCTATTATGCTGGGGACCTTAATGACACAAACTTGAACGATACCAGAGTCTTCCTGAAATTCACCCTTGACCTCAAGACCATCCTCATATCAACAGCTATGGGCTGTATCATGTTTCTGGGAGTGGTTCTGTTCTGTTTCATTCTTCTGTTTGTGTGGAGTCGAGGGAGAGGACAGCACAAGAACAATTTCTCAGTAGAATATTCTTTCAGAAAAGTGGATGGACCCGCAGCCAGTGGAGGACAGGGTGGAGCACGCAAGTTCAACATGAAAATGATTTGA